In Urechidicola croceus, a single window of DNA contains:
- a CDS encoding glycosyltransferase family 4 protein codes for MRIGMILDYTFPPDPRVENEAISLIKRGHEVFLFCLSYSENKKNELINGIQVKRYKSNKLEYKLSALAYTFPFYTNSMKRKISHFLNKNKIEAIHIHDMRIAEAVFKANKKLKLPTVLDLHDNMPEIMKLYPHLQKFPGKQLISPKKWKLKEEEFISKADKIITVSQEFINEVVKRTKIPEEKIVLVPNTVHQSFYKEAVIDESIVEMYKNYFVILYLGDTGLRRGLQTAIESITTLKNKIPNVKLVIVGKNTTDTILKKQVEDLKVENYVDFQGWQNVKLFPSYITASDVCISPLHRNIQHDVAYANKLFQYMSFEKPVLVSNAIAQKNLIQRTKAGLVHNERDSKDFSDKVLQLYNNKELRNSFGENGKNFIEEVFCWEKTSEKLVELYDNLKN; via the coding sequence ATGAGAATCGGAATGATTTTAGACTACACTTTTCCACCAGATCCACGTGTGGAAAATGAAGCAATTTCATTGATTAAAAGAGGTCATGAAGTGTTTTTGTTTTGCTTGAGTTATAGTGAAAATAAAAAAAATGAATTGATTAATGGAATTCAAGTTAAGAGATATAAGTCAAATAAATTAGAGTATAAACTATCTGCATTGGCATATACATTTCCGTTTTATACTAACTCGATGAAACGAAAAATTTCTCATTTTTTAAATAAAAATAAAATAGAAGCAATTCATATTCATGATATGCGTATAGCAGAAGCAGTTTTTAAAGCAAATAAAAAATTAAAGTTACCAACTGTTTTAGATTTACATGATAATATGCCAGAAATTATGAAGTTGTATCCTCATCTTCAAAAATTCCCTGGAAAACAATTAATTTCCCCTAAAAAATGGAAACTAAAAGAAGAAGAGTTTATTTCTAAAGCAGATAAAATAATTACTGTTTCTCAAGAATTTATTAATGAAGTTGTTAAGAGAACTAAGATTCCTGAAGAAAAAATTGTTTTAGTACCAAATACGGTACATCAATCATTTTATAAAGAAGCCGTAATTGATGAGTCTATAGTTGAGATGTATAAGAATTATTTTGTGATTCTATATCTAGGAGATACTGGTTTAAGAAGGGGTTTACAAACAGCGATTGAATCGATAACAACTTTAAAAAATAAAATTCCAAATGTTAAATTGGTTATAGTTGGAAAAAATACAACAGATACTATTTTAAAAAAACAAGTTGAAGACTTAAAAGTTGAGAATTATGTTGATTTTCAAGGTTGGCAAAATGTAAAATTATTCCCTTCCTATATTACAGCAAGTGATGTGTGTATTTCTCCCTTACATCGAAATATTCAGCATGATGTTGCATATGCCAATAAACTGTTTCAGTACATGAGTTTTGAAAAACCAGTTTTGGTTAGTAATGCTATTGCTCAAAAAAATCTAATTCAAAGAACTAAAGCGGGATTAGTGCATAACGAAAGAGATTCAAAAGATTTTTCGGATAAAGTTTTGCAATTGTATAATAATAAAGAGTTAAGAAATAGTTTTGGTGAAAATGGTAAAAACTTTATTGAAGAAGTGTTTTGTTGGGAGAAAACGTCGGAAAAATTAGTAGAATTATATGACAATTTAAAAAATTGA